A single genomic interval of Arthrobacter globiformis harbors:
- a CDS encoding LacI family DNA-binding transcriptional regulator yields MTEPKTPEAAAPLGPARKHGRDGKSNATIYDIAKLAGVNPSTVSRALSKPGRVSAKTQKLIEDAAAELNYQVNPFARALPTGRTNTFGLIVADITNPTFFEIIRGAETTATLRDYTLVLAESAESAVTELTAARRMMATVDGLILASPRMDDDDIRALATDKPVVVINREVDGVPCVVPDVNKGISEAVRSLAANGHKKVAFVAGPPQSWMSARRWEGVQSACEWSRLEAVRLESGKPTLDGGRQVARDVRDSGATAVLTYNDLLAIGLMQELQAAGVVVPDQISIVGFDDIFGADFTTPPLTTVRSPLEECGSGATTLLLDLLHGDGEPAAILRVETELVLRGSSGRLLPGR; encoded by the coding sequence GTGACTGAACCCAAGACGCCGGAAGCTGCCGCACCCCTAGGTCCGGCCAGGAAGCACGGCCGGGACGGCAAGTCCAACGCCACCATCTACGACATCGCCAAGCTTGCCGGCGTCAATCCGTCGACGGTCTCCCGGGCGCTCAGCAAGCCGGGCCGGGTCAGTGCCAAGACCCAGAAGCTCATCGAGGACGCCGCCGCGGAACTGAACTACCAGGTGAATCCCTTCGCCCGCGCCCTGCCGACGGGCCGCACCAACACGTTCGGGCTCATCGTCGCGGACATCACCAACCCGACGTTCTTCGAGATTATCCGCGGCGCCGAAACCACGGCCACCCTCCGCGACTACACCTTGGTGCTGGCAGAGTCCGCCGAATCCGCCGTAACCGAACTCACCGCAGCCCGCCGGATGATGGCCACCGTGGACGGCCTCATCCTCGCCAGCCCGCGCATGGACGACGATGACATCCGCGCCCTCGCCACCGACAAGCCCGTGGTGGTCATCAACCGCGAGGTGGACGGCGTGCCCTGCGTGGTCCCCGACGTCAACAAGGGCATCAGTGAGGCGGTGCGCAGCCTGGCCGCCAACGGCCACAAGAAGGTGGCCTTCGTCGCCGGGCCGCCGCAGTCCTGGATGTCCGCACGCCGCTGGGAAGGCGTCCAGTCAGCCTGCGAATGGTCCCGACTCGAGGCTGTGCGCCTGGAATCCGGCAAGCCAACGCTCGACGGCGGCAGGCAAGTGGCGCGCGACGTCCGGGACAGCGGCGCCACGGCCGTGCTGACCTACAACGACCTCCTGGCCATCGGACTCATGCAGGAACTCCAGGCCGCCGGCGTAGTGGTGCCGGACCAGATCAGCATCGTCGGCTTCGACGACATCTTCGGTGCCGATTTCACCACGCCGCCGCTCACCACTGTCCGTTCGCCGCTGGAGGAGTGCGGTTCGGGTGCCACCACGCTCCTGCTGGACCTGCTGCACGGCGACGGCGAACCTGCCGCCATCCTGCGCGTGGAGACGGAACTCGTGCTGCGCGGCTCGAGCGGAAGGCTGCTTCCAGGGCGGTAA
- a CDS encoding ATP-binding cassette domain-containing protein, protein MSTTESAPLLLTAPLLTVDNLVVEYPSKKFRARPFRALTDINISIGQGETLGLVGESGSGKTTLGRAVLGLAPVTGGRITFEGQDISQATRKQRRILSRDLQVVFQDPYTSLNPALEIGDILAEPLGVQGMEQKAARTRVKELLDQVGLPSDAIHRLPREFSGGQRQRVAIARALALSPKLIVCDEPVSALDLSTQARVLDLFLQIQKDTGVSYLFVSHDLDVVRHISHRVAVMYHGEIVEQGPAEVVTRDPEHPYTQRLLLASPVPDPDRQELRRADRHRLLEIQRQQNEQAGVPA, encoded by the coding sequence ATGAGCACCACGGAAAGCGCACCGCTGCTGCTGACGGCACCCCTTCTGACGGTGGACAACCTGGTGGTCGAGTACCCGAGTAAGAAGTTTCGCGCCAGGCCCTTCCGCGCTCTGACGGACATCAACATCTCCATCGGCCAGGGCGAGACCCTCGGCCTGGTGGGAGAGTCCGGCTCCGGCAAGACCACCCTGGGCCGGGCTGTCCTGGGCCTGGCTCCGGTGACCGGCGGCAGGATAACCTTCGAAGGCCAGGACATCAGCCAGGCCACCCGCAAGCAGCGCCGGATCCTGAGCCGCGACCTGCAGGTGGTCTTCCAGGATCCGTATACCTCCCTGAACCCGGCCCTGGAGATCGGCGACATCCTGGCCGAGCCCCTCGGTGTCCAAGGCATGGAGCAGAAGGCGGCCAGGACACGCGTCAAGGAACTGCTTGACCAGGTGGGCCTGCCGTCGGACGCCATCCACCGCCTGCCGCGGGAATTCAGCGGCGGGCAGCGGCAGCGCGTCGCGATCGCCCGGGCGCTGGCGCTCTCGCCGAAGCTGATTGTCTGCGACGAACCCGTCAGCGCACTGGACCTGTCCACGCAGGCACGCGTCCTTGACCTGTTCCTGCAGATCCAGAAGGACACCGGCGTATCCTACCTGTTCGTCTCCCATGACCTGGACGTGGTGCGGCACATCAGCCACCGGGTGGCCGTGATGTACCACGGTGAAATCGTCGAACAGGGGCCGGCCGAGGTAGTCACCCGTGACCCTGAACACCCCTACACCCAGCGGCTCCTGCTGGCATCCCCCGTGCCAGACCCGGACCGGCAGGAACTGCGCCGCGCCGACCGGCACCGGCTGCTGGAGATCCAGCGGCAGCAGAACGAACAGGCCGGCGTCCCCGCCTGA
- a CDS encoding sugar phosphate isomerase/epimerase family protein, which produces MANTATIGVQAMMLKDSFSELGAFETLRKVSAIGYNAVEISQIPMTPDNVAELNRSRAELGMDIAALSVAMETPKGMPADSLKDHFDKVVDDAKRLDTRLLRIGMLPFAAMKSIGAVVDFAKQANEYAERLQEHGISLYYHNHHIEFAKFDGKYMLDIIADNSPAMGMEIDVHWVQRGGLDPVRTLEKYAGRTAMVHLKDYRIGQLPESAFGLLESGDVAGFMAEFKDVVQFAEVGEGNLDFPAIIPAAQSAGAQYLLVEQDQLYGRTVWDALQTSYDNLVAMGHSDLF; this is translated from the coding sequence ATGGCCAACACAGCCACCATTGGCGTACAAGCGATGATGCTGAAGGACAGCTTCAGCGAACTCGGGGCATTCGAAACGCTCCGCAAGGTCAGCGCGATCGGCTACAACGCCGTCGAAATTTCCCAGATCCCGATGACGCCGGACAACGTGGCGGAGCTGAACCGCTCCCGCGCCGAACTCGGCATGGACATCGCGGCGCTGTCCGTCGCGATGGAGACCCCCAAGGGCATGCCCGCCGATTCGCTCAAGGACCACTTCGACAAGGTCGTGGACGACGCGAAGCGGCTGGACACCAGGCTCCTGCGCATTGGCATGCTGCCCTTCGCCGCGATGAAGTCGATCGGGGCAGTGGTTGATTTTGCCAAGCAGGCCAACGAGTACGCGGAGCGCCTGCAGGAGCACGGCATCAGCCTGTACTACCACAACCACCACATCGAGTTCGCGAAGTTCGATGGCAAGTACATGCTGGACATCATTGCGGACAACTCCCCGGCCATGGGCATGGAAATCGACGTCCACTGGGTGCAGCGCGGCGGCCTCGACCCGGTCCGAACCCTGGAAAAGTACGCCGGACGCACCGCCATGGTGCACCTGAAGGACTACCGGATCGGCCAGCTGCCCGAGTCTGCCTTCGGGCTCTTGGAATCGGGGGACGTGGCTGGATTCATGGCCGAGTTCAAGGATGTGGTGCAGTTCGCCGAAGTGGGGGAGGGCAATCTGGACTTCCCCGCCATCATCCCGGCCGCCCAGTCTGCCGGCGCCCAGTACCTGCTGGTGGAGCAGGATCAGCTGTATGGCCGGACTGTTTGGGATGCCCTGCAGACCTCGTACGACAACCTCGTGGCCATGGGCCACTCCGACCTTTTCTAG
- a CDS encoding Gfo/Idh/MocA family protein translates to MSTKVRLGIIGLGQQGGAYAKFITDGLVPNMEIGAICDTDPAKKELAASQYPDAPFYDDYIAMLESGDVDAVVTCVPHFLHPEMGIETLKRNIHALVEKPAGVYTKQVKELNAFAAGKPELSFAIMFNQRNNPLYQKLKEIVSNGEIGAIRRTNWIITNWWRPQGYYNSSEWRATWGGEGGGVLVNQAPHQLDLWQWICGVPKSVYAKVAYGFRRDIAVEDEVTAVVDYGNGATGVFVTATHDLTGTDRFEILGDQGKIVVEGSKTATVTRLVKPERELSDGMDMDDVRRLFMGELNPEQYYTTEVLEFESAWGAQHSGVLQNFAANILDGTPLLAPGSDGINGVRLANAIHFSSWTGTEVGLDFDEDEFLKELNKRIADEGKFPERS, encoded by the coding sequence GTGAGCACAAAAGTACGCCTTGGCATCATCGGCCTGGGCCAGCAGGGTGGCGCCTACGCCAAGTTCATCACCGACGGCCTGGTCCCGAACATGGAGATCGGCGCCATCTGTGACACCGATCCTGCCAAGAAGGAACTCGCAGCTTCCCAGTACCCTGACGCACCCTTCTACGACGACTACATCGCCATGCTGGAAAGCGGCGACGTGGATGCCGTCGTCACCTGCGTCCCGCACTTCCTGCACCCGGAAATGGGCATCGAAACGCTCAAGCGCAACATCCATGCGCTCGTGGAGAAGCCCGCCGGCGTGTACACCAAGCAGGTCAAGGAGCTTAACGCGTTCGCGGCGGGCAAGCCTGAGCTGTCCTTCGCCATTATGTTCAACCAGCGCAACAACCCGCTGTACCAGAAGCTCAAGGAGATCGTCAGCAACGGCGAGATCGGCGCCATCCGCCGCACCAACTGGATCATCACCAACTGGTGGCGGCCGCAAGGCTATTACAATTCCAGCGAATGGCGGGCCACGTGGGGCGGCGAAGGCGGCGGCGTCCTGGTGAACCAGGCCCCGCACCAGCTGGACCTGTGGCAGTGGATCTGCGGCGTGCCCAAGTCCGTCTACGCGAAGGTGGCCTACGGCTTCCGCCGCGACATCGCCGTCGAGGACGAGGTCACGGCAGTGGTGGACTATGGCAACGGCGCCACCGGCGTCTTCGTCACGGCCACGCACGATCTCACCGGCACCGACCGCTTCGAAATCCTGGGCGACCAGGGCAAAATCGTCGTCGAAGGCTCCAAGACCGCCACGGTGACCCGCCTGGTTAAGCCAGAGCGCGAACTCAGCGACGGCATGGACATGGACGATGTCCGCAGGCTCTTCATGGGCGAGCTGAACCCCGAGCAGTACTACACCACCGAGGTCCTCGAGTTCGAGTCCGCCTGGGGTGCGCAGCACTCCGGCGTGCTGCAGAACTTCGCGGCCAACATTTTGGACGGCACCCCGCTGCTGGCCCCGGGCTCGGATGGCATCAACGGTGTCCGGCTCGCCAACGCCATCCACTTCTCCAGCTGGACCGGCACCGAGGTGGGCCTGGACTTCGACGAGGACGAGTTCCTCAAGGAGCTGAACAAGCGGATCGCGGACGAAGGCAAGTTCCCCGAACGCTCGTAG
- the uxaC gene encoding glucuronate isomerase — MSQSIAANPNRLLPADPGTRSIARDLLQRVQDLPIISPHGHVDAAVIERNTPFPDPAALLVSPDHYVTRLIHASGVPLDRLRQPAASEAGSEGPDSRAVWREFCKAWPLFEGTASGYWLRTQFSSVFGLDRDISAETADASYDAISAKLLEPGFRPRQLFKDFNIEVLATTDDPLDDLASHRAIAEDPTFHGRVLPTFRPDAYLNIAHPAWSANVDRLIAAAGDGGTGYAGYLTALENRRRYFVEHGAVSADHGVRTPATLKLDDADAARLFDRARSGEATAQDRDAFEAHMMYQMARMSVADGLVMTIHPGSYRNHHEQTFEKFGPDTGHDIPFAVNYTEAIRPLLQDFGTAEDFHLVLFTLDETVFSRELAPLAGFYPSVYLGAPWWFLDAPDAMLRFRSAVTETAGFSRSSGFIDDTRAFCSIPARHDASRRIEASFLARLVAEHRVSEERAHELIVDIVDGSPRRVFKL, encoded by the coding sequence ATGTCACAGTCGATTGCCGCCAACCCAAACAGGCTCCTGCCCGCGGACCCGGGAACGCGCAGCATTGCGCGCGACCTCCTGCAGCGCGTCCAGGACCTCCCCATCATTTCCCCGCACGGGCACGTTGACGCCGCCGTCATCGAGCGGAACACGCCCTTCCCGGACCCGGCGGCGCTGCTGGTCAGCCCGGACCACTACGTCACCCGCCTGATCCACGCCAGCGGCGTTCCCCTGGACCGGCTCCGGCAACCGGCCGCCAGCGAGGCAGGTTCCGAAGGGCCAGATTCCCGCGCCGTCTGGCGGGAATTCTGCAAGGCCTGGCCGCTGTTCGAGGGCACCGCCTCCGGCTACTGGCTCCGCACCCAGTTCAGCAGCGTCTTCGGCCTCGACCGGGACATCAGCGCCGAGACTGCCGACGCCAGCTACGACGCGATCTCCGCCAAGCTGCTGGAACCCGGCTTCCGGCCCCGCCAGCTCTTCAAGGACTTCAACATCGAGGTGCTGGCCACCACCGACGATCCCCTCGACGACCTTGCCAGCCACCGGGCGATCGCCGAGGATCCCACCTTCCACGGCCGCGTGCTGCCCACCTTCCGCCCGGATGCTTACCTGAACATTGCGCATCCCGCGTGGTCAGCGAACGTGGACCGGCTTATCGCCGCAGCGGGCGATGGCGGCACCGGCTATGCCGGCTATCTCACCGCCCTGGAAAACCGGCGCCGCTACTTCGTGGAGCACGGCGCAGTGTCCGCTGACCACGGCGTCCGGACCCCTGCCACCCTGAAGCTCGATGACGCCGACGCCGCGCGACTGTTCGACCGTGCCCGCTCCGGCGAGGCCACGGCGCAGGACCGCGACGCGTTCGAAGCGCACATGATGTATCAGATGGCGCGGATGTCCGTGGCGGACGGCCTGGTGATGACCATCCACCCGGGCTCGTACCGGAATCACCACGAGCAAACGTTCGAGAAGTTCGGCCCTGACACCGGCCACGACATCCCGTTCGCAGTCAATTACACCGAGGCGATCCGCCCGCTGCTGCAGGACTTCGGCACGGCCGAGGATTTCCACCTGGTGCTCTTCACCCTGGACGAGACGGTGTTCTCCCGCGAACTCGCCCCGCTGGCCGGCTTCTACCCGTCCGTCTACCTCGGTGCCCCGTGGTGGTTCCTCGACGCGCCGGACGCCATGCTCCGCTTCCGTTCCGCCGTCACCGAGACCGCCGGATTCTCCCGCTCCTCGGGCTTTATTGACGACACACGTGCCTTCTGCTCGATCCCCGCGCGCCACGACGCGTCCCGCCGTATCGAAGCTTCCTTCCTCGCCCGGCTGGTAGCCGAACACCGCGTCAGCGAGGAACGTGCCCACGAACTCATCGTGGACATCGTGGACGGATCGCCGCGAAGGGTCTTCAAGCTGTGA
- a CDS encoding ABC transporter permease, whose amino-acid sequence MIRFIAKRLGSGLVVLFVVSALTFFLLYMSSGSIARNILGDQATAEQVALKEHELGLDQSLVARYFAWVADALSGNLGASWFTSEPVANSLATRIPVTMTMVFAAMILIALCAALIGVLAAVKRGWVDRMVQVGAIIGDSVPGFVIGVVLVTLLAIQLGLFPATSTISPETGPEAWVYSMSLPVIALLVNGVTGGAQQIRSAVIKQLERDYVRTLRSRGIGEREILFKHVLRSAAPAGLTVLSLQLIGMLGGVVIIEQIFALPGMGPLAVAATGQSDLPVVMGVVMYTVVVVIAVNLLVDILNGWLNPKVRVS is encoded by the coding sequence ATGATCAGGTTCATTGCGAAACGGCTGGGCAGCGGGCTGGTGGTGCTGTTTGTTGTCTCGGCACTTACCTTCTTCCTGCTCTACATGTCCAGCGGAAGCATCGCCCGGAACATCCTGGGCGACCAGGCCACCGCTGAACAGGTGGCGCTGAAGGAACACGAGCTGGGGCTGGACCAGTCCCTCGTGGCCCGATACTTCGCCTGGGTGGCCGATGCCTTGAGCGGGAACCTCGGAGCTTCGTGGTTCACCTCGGAACCCGTGGCCAATTCGCTGGCCACCCGGATTCCGGTGACCATGACCATGGTTTTCGCCGCAATGATCCTGATCGCCCTCTGCGCTGCACTCATCGGCGTTCTGGCCGCCGTCAAGCGTGGCTGGGTGGACAGGATGGTCCAGGTCGGCGCCATCATCGGCGACTCCGTGCCGGGGTTCGTCATTGGCGTCGTCCTGGTCACCCTCCTAGCCATCCAGCTGGGCCTCTTCCCGGCCACCAGCACCATTTCACCGGAAACCGGGCCCGAGGCCTGGGTCTATTCCATGTCCCTTCCGGTGATTGCACTACTGGTCAACGGGGTCACCGGCGGCGCGCAGCAGATCCGCAGCGCCGTCATTAAGCAGCTCGAGCGGGACTACGTCCGTACGCTGCGCAGCCGCGGCATCGGGGAGCGAGAGATTCTGTTCAAGCACGTGCTGCGCAGTGCTGCTCCGGCCGGTCTGACGGTGTTGAGCCTGCAGCTGATCGGCATGCTTGGCGGTGTAGTGATCATCGAGCAGATTTTTGCCCTGCCGGGCATGGGTCCGCTGGCAGTGGCCGCTACCGGCCAGTCGGATCTTCCGGTGGTGATGGGCGTCGTGATGTACACGGTCGTCGTCGTCATTGCGGTGAACCTGCTGGTGGACATTCTTAATGGCTGGCTCAACCCGAAGGTGCGTGTGTCATGA
- a CDS encoding dipeptide/oligopeptide/nickel ABC transporter permease/ATP-binding protein: protein MSDSVETAAVAAPVPSQAGQSGTVVRSTVIRRLFRNPLGIAAVAILLAISLLAMLAPVFAPFDQNYANIAKTLAAPDSVNILGTDSAGRDVWSRLLFGAQLTLLSALLCAGVAIAIGLPAGLIAGYYAGKFEAVSNWMVSILMSLPGLIVLLTIRAAFGPSVWISMIAFGILISPSYFRLTRTAVQSVRNELYVDAARVSGLSDRSIIARHIFSVVRAPIIIQTAAIAGVAIAIQSGLEFLGLGDPTKATWGVMLSEGFKNVYLNPTLLFWPALAMALTIGGLVLLGNAIRDALEDGEKIKHRRRAALVKGTTAASAAARSVRAPGGKSVAAVDFGTEHHLVKVTHLGVGYPQADGSVKKVVDDVSFHVDRGEILGIVGESGSGKSQTAFSILGLLPDNARIVAGSIQFDGNYTVAPGEDRVSQVRLSKLRGKRISYIPQEPMSNLDPAFSIGYQLVTPMVRVLGISKEEARRRALKLLADVGIDNPGRTFGAYPHEVSGGMAQRVLIAGAISCEPDLVIADEPTTALDVTVQADVLDLLRELQRRLNIGVILVTHNFGVVADLCDRVAVMQNGRLVEEGSVRDILRNPKEQYTQTLLASMLEGKTPMSMLVSSQKEPVA, encoded by the coding sequence ATGAGCGATTCCGTTGAAACCGCGGCGGTTGCCGCTCCCGTGCCTTCGCAAGCCGGGCAGAGCGGCACGGTGGTCCGCTCCACCGTGATCCGGCGCCTGTTCAGAAACCCCCTGGGCATAGCTGCCGTGGCCATTCTCCTGGCGATCTCGCTCCTGGCCATGCTGGCTCCGGTCTTTGCACCGTTTGACCAGAATTACGCAAACATTGCCAAGACACTGGCTGCTCCTGACTCCGTGAACATCCTGGGAACCGACAGCGCCGGGCGCGATGTCTGGAGCCGGCTGCTGTTCGGCGCCCAGCTGACACTTCTTTCCGCGTTGCTCTGCGCTGGCGTTGCCATCGCTATCGGGTTGCCCGCCGGCCTGATCGCCGGGTACTACGCCGGTAAGTTCGAGGCAGTATCCAACTGGATGGTCAGCATCCTCATGAGCCTGCCGGGCCTGATCGTGCTGCTGACGATCCGGGCGGCCTTCGGCCCCTCCGTATGGATTTCCATGATTGCCTTCGGAATCCTGATCAGCCCGTCCTACTTCCGGCTCACCCGCACCGCCGTCCAGTCGGTGCGCAACGAGCTGTACGTTGACGCCGCCCGGGTGTCCGGGCTCTCTGACCGGAGCATCATCGCCCGCCACATCTTCTCCGTGGTCCGGGCCCCGATCATCATCCAGACTGCTGCCATTGCCGGAGTGGCCATCGCCATCCAGTCCGGACTCGAATTCCTCGGCCTCGGTGATCCCACTAAGGCAACCTGGGGCGTCATGCTTTCCGAAGGCTTCAAGAACGTCTACCTGAACCCCACCCTGCTCTTCTGGCCGGCGCTCGCTATGGCCCTGACCATCGGCGGCCTGGTCCTGCTGGGCAACGCCATTCGCGACGCCCTGGAAGACGGCGAAAAGATCAAGCACCGCAGGAGGGCGGCTCTGGTTAAGGGCACGACGGCGGCATCCGCCGCCGCGCGTTCGGTACGCGCCCCCGGCGGAAAGTCCGTGGCCGCCGTCGACTTCGGAACGGAGCACCACCTCGTGAAGGTGACCCACCTCGGCGTCGGCTACCCGCAGGCCGACGGTTCCGTCAAAAAAGTGGTGGACGACGTCTCCTTCCACGTGGACCGCGGCGAGATCCTGGGCATTGTGGGTGAATCCGGTTCGGGCAAGTCCCAGACGGCGTTCTCCATCCTGGGCCTGCTGCCGGACAACGCCCGGATCGTGGCCGGCTCCATCCAGTTCGACGGCAACTACACCGTGGCGCCGGGCGAGGACCGGGTCAGCCAGGTGCGACTGTCCAAGCTGCGGGGCAAGCGGATCTCCTACATTCCGCAGGAGCCCATGAGCAACCTGGATCCGGCGTTCAGCATCGGCTACCAGCTGGTCACCCCCATGGTCCGGGTTCTCGGGATCTCCAAGGAGGAGGCCCGCAGGCGCGCGCTGAAGCTGCTGGCCGACGTCGGAATCGACAATCCGGGGCGGACCTTCGGCGCCTACCCGCACGAGGTCTCCGGCGGCATGGCCCAGCGTGTGCTGATTGCCGGCGCCATCAGCTGCGAACCCGATCTGGTGATCGCCGACGAACCCACCACGGCTTTGGACGTCACTGTGCAGGCCGACGTCCTGGACCTCCTGCGGGAGCTGCAGCGGCGGCTGAACATCGGCGTCATCCTGGTGACCCACAACTTCGGCGTGGTGGCCGACCTCTGCGACCGGGTGGCCGTGATGCAGAACGGCCGGCTGGTGGAGGAAGGGTCCGTCCGCGACATTCTCCGCAATCCAAAGGAGCAGTACACACAGACCCTGCTGGCATCCATGCTGGAAGGCAAAACCCCCATGTCCATGCTTGTATCCAGCCAGAAGGAGCCGGTCGCATGA